Proteins encoded within one genomic window of Mesobacillus subterraneus:
- a CDS encoding HAMP domain-containing sensor histidine kinase, with amino-acid sequence MKSIRLWFIQTFLMMAFITSLILFIGLQVFLFLVPDSGLSTVMTFWFWLYSFVIMGAAGFYFSIRGSYVIKGRLGDILLFIAALRRGKFTERIQTDEKDEIGLISEELNQLSEYLQDQVHSLQRLAEEKTELSKTAKTAATMEERQRLARDLHDVVSQQLFALSMMSSASLRWFDKDPEKARQQLEQISEIAGKAQGEMRALLLHLRPVQLSGESLCEGIIKLIKELKQKTNLAFEASVDEIEHLSQAAEEHIFRIVQEALSNILRHADATKVKLMLTEENRYIHLYIGDDGKGFDIHEEKMASYGLKTMRERCEQIGGTYNIRSKTNEGTYIEIRIPALRREE; translated from the coding sequence ATGAAAAGTATTCGATTATGGTTTATCCAAACGTTCTTGATGATGGCTTTCATAACTTCCCTCATCCTGTTCATCGGCCTGCAAGTCTTTTTATTCCTTGTGCCAGACAGCGGCCTTTCCACTGTAATGACTTTCTGGTTCTGGCTGTATAGCTTTGTCATCATGGGAGCTGCTGGATTTTACTTCAGTATCCGGGGGAGCTATGTAATAAAAGGTCGTCTGGGCGACATCTTGCTATTTATCGCCGCATTGCGCCGAGGCAAATTTACCGAAAGAATCCAAACAGATGAAAAAGATGAGATCGGGCTCATTTCCGAGGAGCTCAATCAGTTATCTGAATACCTCCAGGACCAGGTCCATTCATTGCAGCGGCTTGCAGAAGAAAAAACAGAGCTATCAAAGACGGCAAAGACCGCCGCGACCATGGAGGAAAGACAGAGGCTCGCCAGGGATCTGCATGACGTAGTCAGCCAGCAGCTATTCGCGCTCAGCATGATGTCATCTGCTTCACTAAGATGGTTCGACAAGGATCCAGAGAAGGCAAGGCAGCAGTTAGAGCAAATTTCTGAGATAGCGGGCAAAGCTCAAGGGGAAATGAGGGCGCTTCTTCTTCATCTAAGGCCTGTCCAATTGAGCGGGGAGAGCTTGTGTGAAGGAATCATTAAGTTGATCAAGGAACTGAAGCAAAAAACGAACCTGGCATTCGAAGCTAGTGTCGATGAAATCGAACATCTTTCGCAAGCTGCGGAAGAGCATATATTCAGGATTGTCCAGGAAGCTCTATCGAATATCCTGCGCCATGCTGATGCGACCAAGGTGAAATTGATGCTTACAGAAGAGAACCGATACATTCATCTGTATATCGGTGACGATGGAAAAGGCTTCGACATCCACGAAGAAAAGATGGCATCATACGGCCTTAAGACGATGAGGGAACGGTGTGAACAAATTGGCGGTACATATAATATTCGTTCAAAAACGAATGAAGGAACATATATTGAAATACGGATTCCGGCTTTGAGGAGGGAAGAGTAA
- a CDS encoding LiaF transmembrane domain-containing protein, giving the protein MEIKELFVVTYPFVMLLYGLVALFRRQFGWGAFVLVFSSLLIMDRFDLFVFDFLDVWKLWPLLLIYFGFAMIFKKK; this is encoded by the coding sequence TTGGAAATAAAAGAGCTTTTTGTCGTAACCTATCCTTTTGTAATGTTGTTGTATGGATTGGTGGCATTATTCCGCCGACAGTTTGGGTGGGGAGCCTTTGTGTTGGTTTTTTCTTCATTGTTGATCATGGATCGGTTTGATTTGTTTGTTTTTGATTTTCTTGACGTGTGGAAGCTTTGGCCGTTGTTGTTAATTTACTTTGGGTTTGCCATGATTTTTAAAAAAAAATAA
- the liaF gene encoding cell wall-active antibiotics response protein LiaF: MKRIRGVSVGKVTFKKQNWAVEPMDLYNMVGEYFIDFSKGFIPDKETPVRVRGWVGEVKMLIPEDVPVKINAVIGVGEVKMFDYDQEQVKHVIAYKSDDYDDAVRKLNITIELKIGSVRIDRV; this comes from the coding sequence GTGAAGCGTATAAGAGGAGTATCTGTTGGAAAGGTGACCTTCAAGAAACAAAACTGGGCAGTCGAACCGATGGATTTATACAATATGGTCGGTGAATATTTTATCGACTTCAGCAAAGGCTTCATTCCTGACAAGGAAACGCCTGTAAGGGTGAGAGGATGGGTTGGTGAAGTGAAAATGCTCATTCCAGAGGATGTGCCTGTGAAAATTAATGCCGTGATAGGCGTCGGAGAAGTAAAGATGTTCGATTATGACCAGGAACAAGTAAAGCACGTAATTGCATATAAATCCGATGATTATGATGATGCTGTTAGAAAGTTGAACATCACAATAGAATTAAAAATCGGTTCGGTAAGGATTGATCGGGTTTAG